A window of Terriglobus sp. RCC_193 contains these coding sequences:
- a CDS encoding Rid family hydrolase yields MKIRRLLLVPIVLAGSLPAFAQMMKEVPLPATQNPTNATLPISGAVWVGNTLYVSGWLDPDIKSHPDTTSQTVSIFKDLEKFLETQKLTLRNVAMVRMFLGGDPAKDGKMDVAGMTAGYTEIFGTKEYPNKPARTTLQVVLPAGVRGALVEVDLVAVRLK; encoded by the coding sequence ATGAAGATCCGTCGTCTGCTTCTTGTTCCGATCGTGCTGGCAGGTTCTCTTCCAGCGTTTGCGCAAATGATGAAAGAAGTTCCTCTTCCCGCGACCCAAAATCCGACCAATGCCACTCTTCCGATTTCCGGTGCTGTCTGGGTTGGGAACACGTTGTATGTGAGTGGATGGCTTGACCCGGATATTAAGTCTCATCCTGATACCACGTCGCAGACCGTCAGCATTTTCAAAGACCTGGAAAAGTTTCTTGAAACGCAGAAGCTGACATTGCGCAATGTGGCCATGGTGCGCATGTTTCTGGGTGGCGATCCTGCAAAGGACGGCAAGATGGACGTTGCCGGAATGACGGCAGGGTATACGGAGATCTTTGGCACCAAGGAGTATCCGAATAAGCCTGCACGTACTACGTTGCAGGTGGTACTGCCTGCCGGGGTGCGCGGTGCTTTGGTGGAAGTTGACTTAGTAGCCGTAAGACTGAAGTAG
- a CDS encoding LysR substrate-binding domain-containing protein, translating to MLLRNLDLDTLRTLVITHDVGGFSQAAERLGRTPSAISLQMKRLQEELGTPLFRKQGRASKLTEAGQTALGYARRMLALNDDLLQTMQGVTLAGTVRIGAPQDFASVLPDALRQFTTLYPRTQVELRIEGNGALIEALDKGQLDVALTIGFADRKDALLLGELPVLWIASRSFRMQEASLPLALLGPQCAFRKAAVQHLESAGIPYRIAATSPSLDGLWAALQGGLGITARTAMQLPSALTANKSLHRLPVLPGFPVALHRGPHAAEIPAVDALHSLLATATQGILAGLAYPEHVRIVKKT from the coding sequence ATGCTTCTGCGCAATCTTGACCTGGATACATTACGGACGCTGGTTATAACGCATGACGTGGGCGGTTTTTCCCAGGCTGCGGAACGGCTTGGGCGGACACCTTCGGCGATCAGCCTGCAGATGAAACGTCTTCAGGAAGAACTGGGGACGCCGCTGTTTCGCAAGCAGGGACGGGCGTCGAAACTGACTGAGGCCGGACAGACGGCGTTGGGATATGCACGAAGAATGCTGGCACTGAACGATGACCTGTTGCAGACGATGCAGGGTGTAACGCTGGCGGGCACGGTTCGCATTGGCGCTCCTCAGGATTTTGCGTCGGTGTTGCCGGATGCTCTTCGTCAGTTCACAACGTTGTATCCGCGGACGCAGGTGGAACTGCGCATTGAGGGCAACGGGGCGCTGATTGAAGCGTTGGACAAAGGGCAGCTTGATGTGGCGCTGACGATTGGATTTGCCGATCGTAAGGATGCGTTGCTGCTGGGCGAATTGCCGGTGTTGTGGATTGCGAGTCGGAGCTTTCGTATGCAGGAGGCTTCGCTTCCGCTGGCGTTGCTGGGGCCGCAGTGCGCTTTTCGCAAGGCGGCAGTGCAGCACCTGGAAAGCGCTGGCATCCCGTACCGTATTGCCGCGACCAGTCCGAGTCTGGATGGACTGTGGGCGGCACTGCAGGGAGGGCTTGGGATTACAGCGCGGACTGCGATGCAGTTGCCGTCTGCACTTACGGCGAATAAGTCACTGCACCGTTTGCCTGTGCTGCCCGGCTTTCCTGTTGCACTGCATCGCGGTCCGCACGCGGCGGAGATACCAGCGGTGGATGCTTTGCATTCCCTACTGGCCACGGCGACACAGGGCATTCTTGCGGGGCTGGCCTATCCCGAACATGTGCGCATTGTGAAGAAGACATAA